CTTTCCAGCCTGCACAACACAGCCATTCCACCAGCGGGCCCAACAATTGAAACACCTTCACGACCTGACGTGGGGGCGAACGACGCAAGCCGAGCACCCCCAACAACTCCGATGAGCTCGCGCAGGCTTCGAATCGTCGTGATCGTATCCTGGACACCATCAGAAAGGGATCGGGCCCATTGGCTATCACTCGCCCCCAGCACTCTCCCACCTCTCCGACCGAAGGGACTGACAGTCCGTCCGGAATAAACGCCCGATGCTTACGAGCTATTTCGATCCAATCGCCAGACCCACGGCGCGCACGGGTCCGACTCGTGATCACCCCAACCACCTTAGGCATTTCCTCAGGACTGCCCGCCATCTCGGCTGAGACGACCTCCCCTTGCACGCGCACTTCTAAGGATCCAGAGCAGACCATGCTTCTCCCTCCCCATGCTTCAGCCATCACGCACTCATCTCTGCAACTCTGTGACATACCGTTTTGGAACCAAAACGGTATGTCACAGCTCGTTCACTTCAGCGAACCGCACGACCTCCCGGTCGATCGACGCGCTGCACGAACTCACCCGGAGGCCCTATGCTCGCTGAACTCATTCATCCACTCGCTCTCATGGAACATCAGGAATGGGAGTACCGGCCTCGTCCCTCGAATGCCGGTCCAGACCACTGCATCCGCAAACTCACGTACCATGCCCGGCATGCTCCCGCAAAAAGTCCAAGCGGTCGATTCCTCGTTGTCCTCGACGACAGTACTTGGCACGAAGAACTGGTGTTAAACTGGATTGCTAAGAGCACGTTTCATCTCCACAGCCAGCAGCTTGAACTGACCTGCGCGACCACGACCTTCCAGGGTCAGCCCTTCCCAATTAAAGGCCACATTGACGGCGTCATCACGGACCTCTTGGGAATTGATCGCCTTCTAGAGTTAAAGGCTGTCGAACACTTCACCTTCACTCGCTATGCAGAAGGAAATTACCCGACTAACTATCTCGTACAAGTGGTCTTCTATCTGGTTGGTTTGGCCGCACTGAATCCTCATATCGACGAAGCTCTCCTCCTCATCAAAAACAAGAACCAAAGCGCATTCCTTGAATATCGAGTCCGCTACGACCGGGAAAACGACCGCCTGACGGTCCTGGAAATCACCCACAGTACAGGCACACGCGTATACCCCCACCAAGACTTCGTGGGCTTGTATCAAGAGGCACTCCGACGCTTTGAAGAGGTGGAACAGTACCGTGATCAGGACGCGTTGCCCCCACGCCCGTACCCCAATGCCGACAACTTCCATTGCGCCTACTGTCCGTATCAGTTTTGCTGGGAAGGGGTCGACCAGGTCCCCATTGAGGGAATCGCGGAACTTCGTACTGGGCTGGTGCCGGCCGTGGAGGAGTATCTCGACCTACAAACTGAGCTTGCAGCGCTCACTCCGAAACAAAAGCGACTGGACGCCCTAAAGCAGCAATTTAAGTTGGAATTGCGCACCGAGGGGATCACGCGCGCGGAGGGGCATGGCTACTACATCGCGTCATCACCCTATGAACAGAGCAAATTGGATCAAACCAAACTCTCTAAAGCCACTATTGAACGCGCGACCGTGAAGGAAACTTACAGCCGTTTCTCAGCAGGCCGACTGTCCAAAGTCGTCGACGCAACCAAACCGAAACGCCGGTCCCCTCTCAAAAAGCCTAAACCGACGACTCAAATCGCGTAACTGTATTCATCAGCTGATTATCATGACTAGGAGGCATCATGTCCGACGCAGACAAACCCACGTTCATTCCCATGAACCGCATTAACGGCATTTCTAACCGACGCCGCATGCCTATCATCGGCAAGATCCGTCTCGGCGTAAAAGTGAGCGGCCCCAGCGGGTTCTACCCCAAGGAAACGCCTCATTTCGTGGTCCCAGAAGAAGTAGCCAAGGTCTTCGGGGCGCAACCCAAGGAGTTGGAGGTGATGTTCGTCTCCAACGATCCCACGGTCAACTGCCCGCAAGCTCTCCGCTGGTATGGAGAATCCGCCGGACTACAATGCATTGGGAACAATCAGGTGGCTCGTCGCCTGAATCAAGACACCTGGAAAACTGAATCGCGATCTTGTCCATGCGAGAAACTCGAGTCCGGAGAATGCGGACCACGCGCAAATCTCATCTTCATGATCCCGAAAGTCAGCAGCGGCGGCCTGTTTCAGATCGATTCCAGCAGTATCAACTCGATGGAGAAGATTAACTCCTATTTCGATTTCCTCGCGCTCACCCTCGGACGTATTGCCATGATCCCGCTGAAACTCCGTCGCGTGCCCGTCACAAGACGCCGCGAAGGACGCCCGACCACTCATTATCCGCTCGAATTGCGCTATGAAGGCTCAGCGGACGAGACGACCAGGCACCAACAGGAAACGGAGACGGTCCTGAGAAAGATTAAGATGTTGGAAATTCAGGAGCCGATTGAAATCAACCCGGTTCTGGATCCAGGCGCACACGTCGTCATGGAAGAGGAGTTAGAAGAAGAACCCAGCCCCATACCAGCAGAGTCCGTGGGAGAGCCCGGATCTGAGACGCACAATCCGGCGATCCCACCGATGTCCACGCCCGAGACAGCCGCCGCGAAAGCGCCGGAGGCCACTCACCCACCAGCAGGTCCGCCCATCTCACTGGCCCAGACCAACTACCTGCTTCGGCTAACCAAGGACTTGCCACTCACAGAGGATGAGGTCCGCATGAAAGTCCGCGCACTCACACAGCGCGAAGCGTCGGGACTCATCAAGAAACTCCTCGCTGAAGACTTTTCTTTCTTCACACCGAGCCCGAACGCTCCTCCGGCCACGCCTGTGAACACAGGGTCAGCAGCCGATACCATGACCGATCCTCAGTTTAAGAAAATCATGGGCCTCGTCCTCTCGATGGGTATCCCAGAACCGCACGTGAAAACTCTGACTGCGGGATACACGAAACGACAAGCTTCGACGCTGATCGACCAACTTGTTAGTGGAGACTTTTCAGCCTTCCAGGAGATGAAGGAGGAGGAACTGCCAATCCTTACCACTTCTGGGACAGTACCAGGGGAGGAGGAACCGGAGTTCTAGGCCACTGTCAACCAGGCAAAGGGAATGTGAGAGTGCCTCAAGGGCGGCTCAAGGCCGTCCTTGAGCACTTATGACACGAGCGCAACACATTCCGGGACACGCTTACTCATGGGAAGCTGGTAGGCGCGCGCCATCCGTCACTGAAAGACTTCCGGACGCCTCGCCAAAACGCAACAATTCTTCCTGCGTTTCTGGGCGTAAAGACCCAAATATTTGAAGGATATTCACACAGTTGGGATTGCGTCCGAACAATAATCTCGCGGATTCAGATAGATACCCGGCATCCACCAGGTAGGTCTCCGACGATTGGCCTAAGACCTGGGCCAAGCGCGCCACTTCTGCTTGGCTCAACCGACCAATGCCTGACAGCATCTGCTTCAGTCGTCCACCCAGCTGCAGCTGCTCCGTAACCCGAGAAAGATCCTCGTCCGAATATTGACTTACGTCTTGCCGGACCCGCTCCAAAAAGGCAGCAGGCATACCCGAAAGAATCTGATCATCTAAAAGCTCTGCAACTTCGGGCGAACACACCTCCCGAGCTCGGGCGAGCAGGAGTTGATACGTTCGCCGTTGCACATCGAGCGGGGAACCACCTAGGCACTGCGCAATCCGCCGCAACATATCATCACTCGGGAGAATCTTTTTCCGCCCGCTGCTCTTTCCCCCTTCAATAATCGATATGTGCGAGGCAGTACACCCCAATTTTTCAGCCAACTCCGTTTGAGTTAGATTCTGGGCAATCCGCATGCGGACTAACAAATCTTTGACCAGCACCATACCCGCTGCACTCTCCCGATCAGACTTAGACAGATGCGCAACCGTCGCTTGCGAAGTGATTAAACGCTTGTTCGCAAATTATAGGAAAACCCCAATCTATTGTCCATACGCCTATGGGGATTACTCTACCTTCCCAATTTCAGACCCCAAAAAACCTGCGTATAGTCCTGCTGACATTCCCGAGGGCAGTAACACAGTGATGAACAAACAAACATTTGTTTATGTTGATCATCACCACTTACACCAAAGGAGAAAGGACAGCCGCATGAATGTCACGTCCCATCCTGTTCCTGAAGAAGCGGGAAAACTTCTCGCACTCATCCAGTGCGAACTCAACCTCAGTACGAAGGCGATGTCCAATCAATTAGGCATTACCGACGTCTGGATGCGCCGGCTGCTCAACAACGACATCATTCCCTCACAGCACCTCCTGAAAGCCATCGTCACCCTCTATGTCAACCATCCCGATCCCTGCACACTGAACCATCGCCGGGACCTGGCGCACAGATTCACACAAGCCTGCGCACGCACATATTACGCACGGAACCATCATCGTCTCCAGCAACGTTGCCACACGCTCTTTCATTTTCCGGAACTCACGGCCTCACTCATCTAACCCCATCGGAAAGGACAACCACATGTCGTTTCGAACACAAGCTCAACAACTCGCCATCGACTCAGACGATACTTCGCCACTACTCAAGCTGTTTCAGCAGAGCAAACCCATCATCCACTCGATCGCGAAGCGCTACTGCAATTTAGATCGCTCCTATGAAATTGAAGATTTAGAGCAGATAGGATTTCTGGCCGTCAGAAAGGCCACTGAGAAATGGGATTTTTCCCGTGGCAACGCCCAATTCCAAACCTTCCTCTATCGCTATATCCAGAAAGCATACCAAAGCGAATTTGATGGCCGGGACAAATTGGTCGAAATCACAGATAAAGACGACCAATACGTCAAGACGCTGCCCTATTCCACATTCATCAAAGAAAAGCGGCGCTTACACAGCCAGGGCTTTAAAAGTCGCATCTTCCGAAGGCTTGTTCCTCTGGCGACTCACGAACCGCCCGTATCCCCTGACGCCTCGCCTGAATCCATGGGACTGCCCGATCTACCCAACACCGATGAGGTGCTTGCGTTCACGGCCATCGATCGGTTCATCGAGTTCTCTCGCAAACGCGCCAGGACGATTCCGCAGCCAACCGCCCTCGATCACAACCTGTTGACCGAGTCGGAGCAGACCATCACGCGATTCTCTCCTGACAGTGGCAGCTCCGTTCGTCATGCACGGAAACGTCGAAACTATGCCAACTGATACGACACGAAGCCTCGCGGAAACCATCTGCCGGGAGGTGGGGCTCCACGCAGGGCCTACTCCGATGCCCATGGAGCCAGTTCTGCCCATGAGCGGGTTCAGGGAGATTTGCCGTGCCCACAATATTCCCTGCAGTGATTGGAAGCTCTATCGGTGGTTAACCTTGGAACGCGATAGTCTGCCAAGGCTCGTGCAAACCATTCTTCAGCATGCACCGGCCCAGTGGTACATCGTTACCACCCCGTCTCAGGGCCGCTATCGAGGTCGGCAATATGTGGTCCCTCTGCACTATTTGTCCGCGCTTCATCGCAACTTTGCAATCCAACGTAGACTGACAAAAAACCTCGCTGAGCCGGACTCCAGCGCTCAACAAATTGCCAATGGAATCCTCCGCCGACAGCCCACGATCACCAGTCATCAGCTCCAACGGGAACTTCATCGTCGCGGGCATGAG
This DNA window, taken from Nitrospira sp., encodes the following:
- a CDS encoding helix-turn-helix transcriptional regulator; its protein translation is MVLVKDLLVRMRIAQNLTQTELAEKLGCTASHISIIEGGKSSGRKKILPSDDMLRRIAQCLGGSPLDVQRRTYQLLLARAREVCSPEVAELLDDQILSGMPAAFLERVRQDVSQYSDEDLSRVTEQLQLGGRLKQMLSGIGRLSQAEVARLAQVLGQSSETYLVDAGYLSESARLLFGRNPNCVNILQIFGSLRPETQEELLRFGEASGSLSVTDGARLPASHE
- a CDS encoding sigma factor; protein product: MSFRTQAQQLAIDSDDTSPLLKLFQQSKPIIHSIAKRYCNLDRSYEIEDLEQIGFLAVRKATEKWDFSRGNAQFQTFLYRYIQKAYQSEFDGRDKLVEITDKDDQYVKTLPYSTFIKEKRRLHSQGFKSRIFRRLVPLATHEPPVSPDASPESMGLPDLPNTDEVLAFTAIDRFIEFSRKRARTIPQPTALDHNLLTESEQTITRFSPDSGSSVRHARKRRNYAN